Proteins encoded in a region of the Natronorubrum halophilum genome:
- a CDS encoding alpha/beta hydrolase yields the protein MTASADADGPHQGQPLVTGGTDLEDASAALVLVHGRGATARSIVQLGTEVHRDGVALLAPQAARNTWYPNSFLAPVERNEPGRTSGIRAISDAIEEADEAGIPTERVMLVGFSQGACLASEFLARNPRRYGGLAVLSGGLIGEELDAEYPGDLEGTPVFLGCSDVDPHIPQERVHDTADVLESMNADVTERLYEGMGHGVNEDELEFVSGMVADLVE from the coding sequence ATGACCGCGAGCGCGGATGCGGACGGCCCACATCAGGGCCAACCGCTCGTCACCGGTGGAACGGACCTCGAGGACGCGTCCGCCGCGCTCGTACTCGTCCACGGGCGCGGCGCGACCGCGCGGAGTATCGTGCAACTGGGTACCGAAGTCCATCGGGACGGCGTCGCCCTGTTAGCGCCACAGGCGGCGCGAAACACCTGGTACCCGAACTCGTTTCTCGCCCCCGTCGAGCGAAACGAGCCCGGCCGAACCTCCGGGATCCGGGCCATCAGCGATGCGATCGAGGAGGCCGACGAGGCCGGTATTCCGACCGAGCGCGTCATGCTGGTCGGTTTCTCGCAGGGTGCCTGTCTCGCCAGCGAGTTCCTCGCCCGCAACCCGCGACGCTACGGCGGGCTCGCAGTCCTGAGCGGCGGACTCATCGGCGAGGAACTCGACGCGGAGTATCCCGGCGATCTCGAGGGAACGCCGGTGTTCCTCGGCTGCAGCGACGTCGATCCGCACATTCCCCAGGAGCGGGTCCACGACACCGCCGACGTGCTCGAGTCCATGAACGCCGACGTCACCGAACGACTCTACGAAGGGATGGGCCACGGCGTCAACGAGGACGAACTCGAGTTCGTCTCGGGGATGGTCGCTGATCTCGTCGAGTAA
- a CDS encoding ATP-dependent DNA helicase, whose protein sequence is MRFFPYEQPYENQREAMDRIHNSLLRGQNVLFEGACGTGKTLSSLVPALEVARERDKTVVIMTNVHQQMRQFIAEARAITREEDIRAVVFKGKSSMCHIDVGYEECQALRDNTRAVVDTERDRDQLERRQRELLAESQEGDGGAADARSSVMDELENLEERLEDLEDQNVCEYYRNNLTEDTDDFFGWLFEDVRTPDEIYEHAENQQFCGYELLKEGIEGVDLVVCNYHHLLDSTIREQFFRWLGRDPEDVIAVFDEAHNVEDAAREHATRTCSERTFDSALDELADTDDPRSTDAANALSAFHRALVETYEDSFGFGQRGQIGENWEDVSIANDDRRDDLTLAFLQQYSGQGIDADLEAAMELGQRLDEEYEEAYREGETATRTECQTLQAAAFVSAWMNEGTTEGLYPVVSVTRDAGTDEVYGRAELYSCLPRQVTGRLFEEVYATVLMSATLQPFDVTEAVLGLEEPVTMAYGLQFPEDRRRTYAVETPPLFSSDRDDPAVQEQVTETIHDAVRMTPGNTLAFFPNYNEAGRYAERLETRSEKTVYRDEPGESVEKLRQRFVADDGAVLCTSLWGTLAEGVSFDGDDAHTVLVVGVPYPHLDDRAEAVQEAYDAAFEGTETGWRYAVEIPTIRKTRQALGRVIRSPEDVGVRALLDRRYSRSAKSDLGRYSVNSTFPHEEREELIDLDPGKLKFAMRNFYGDHDTYDGELPAP, encoded by the coding sequence ATGCGCTTTTTCCCGTACGAGCAGCCGTACGAGAACCAGCGCGAGGCGATGGATCGCATCCACAACTCGCTGTTGCGGGGCCAGAACGTCCTCTTCGAGGGAGCCTGCGGAACCGGGAAGACGCTCTCGTCGCTCGTCCCGGCCCTCGAGGTCGCCCGCGAGCGGGACAAGACGGTCGTCATCATGACCAACGTCCACCAGCAGATGCGCCAGTTCATCGCCGAAGCCCGCGCGATCACGCGCGAGGAGGATATCCGGGCGGTCGTCTTCAAGGGAAAATCTTCGATGTGTCACATCGACGTCGGCTACGAGGAGTGTCAGGCCCTGCGCGACAACACCCGGGCCGTCGTCGACACCGAGCGCGACCGCGACCAACTCGAGCGCCGCCAGCGCGAACTCCTCGCGGAGAGCCAGGAGGGCGACGGCGGCGCGGCCGACGCCCGAAGCTCCGTCATGGACGAACTCGAGAACCTCGAGGAACGACTCGAGGACCTCGAGGACCAGAACGTCTGCGAGTACTACCGGAACAATCTGACCGAGGACACGGACGACTTCTTCGGCTGGCTCTTCGAGGACGTGCGGACGCCGGATGAGATTTACGAACACGCCGAGAACCAGCAGTTTTGCGGCTACGAGCTCCTCAAAGAGGGGATCGAGGGCGTCGATCTGGTCGTCTGCAACTACCACCACCTGCTCGATTCGACCATTCGAGAGCAGTTCTTCCGGTGGCTGGGCCGCGATCCGGAGGACGTTATCGCCGTCTTCGACGAGGCGCACAACGTCGAGGACGCCGCCCGCGAGCACGCGACGCGGACCTGCTCCGAACGGACCTTCGACTCCGCGCTCGACGAACTCGCCGACACCGACGATCCGCGCTCGACGGACGCCGCCAACGCGCTCTCGGCGTTTCACCGCGCGCTCGTCGAGACCTACGAGGACTCTTTCGGCTTCGGCCAGCGCGGTCAGATCGGCGAGAACTGGGAGGACGTCTCCATCGCCAATGATGACCGGCGCGACGACCTCACGCTCGCGTTCCTCCAGCAGTACTCCGGGCAGGGGATCGACGCCGACCTCGAGGCCGCGATGGAGTTGGGACAGCGACTCGACGAGGAGTACGAGGAAGCCTACCGCGAGGGCGAGACGGCGACGCGAACGGAGTGCCAGACGCTTCAGGCCGCAGCCTTCGTCAGCGCGTGGATGAACGAGGGGACGACGGAAGGGTTGTATCCGGTCGTTTCCGTGACTCGCGACGCCGGCACCGACGAGGTCTACGGTCGCGCGGAACTCTACAGCTGTCTCCCGCGGCAGGTGACCGGCCGACTGTTCGAGGAGGTCTACGCGACCGTCTTGATGAGCGCGACCCTCCAGCCGTTCGACGTCACCGAGGCCGTGTTGGGCCTCGAGGAGCCGGTGACGATGGCCTACGGGCTGCAGTTCCCCGAGGACAGGCGGCGAACGTACGCCGTCGAGACGCCGCCGCTGTTCTCGTCGGACCGGGACGATCCCGCGGTTCAGGAGCAGGTGACGGAGACGATCCACGACGCCGTTCGGATGACGCCCGGCAACACGCTCGCCTTTTTCCCCAACTACAACGAGGCGGGACGGTACGCCGAGCGACTCGAGACGCGCTCGGAGAAGACCGTGTATCGGGACGAACCGGGCGAATCAGTCGAGAAGTTGCGCCAGCGATTCGTCGCGGACGACGGCGCGGTGTTGTGTACGTCGCTGTGGGGCACCCTCGCGGAGGGCGTGAGTTTCGACGGCGACGACGCACACACCGTGCTCGTGGTCGGCGTTCCCTACCCGCACCTGGATGACCGCGCCGAAGCGGTCCAGGAGGCCTACGACGCCGCCTTCGAGGGGACCGAAACGGGCTGGCGGTACGCCGTCGAGATTCCGACGATTCGGAAGACCAGACAGGCCCTCGGCCGAGTTATCCGCTCGCCCGAGGACGTCGGCGTTCGCGCGCTGCTCGACCGTCGCTACTCGCGATCGGCCAAATCAGATCTCGGTCGGTACAGCGTCAACAGCACGTTCCCACACGAGGAACGCGAGGAACTGATCGATCTCGATCCGGGAAAGCTGAAGTTCGCGATGCGCAACTTCTACGGCGACCACGACACCTACGACGGCGAACTGCCGGCACCGTGA
- a CDS encoding VOC family protein, giving the protein MSNESRNPVTPEPPDSPVHTTGTDHITIWGSNEADTIAFYRDLLGMPLVLRQPNLDDPSQTHLFFDTGDGRILTFFVSDDRPSNRRGQRGGVGAVHHLCFSVAPDEYEDTMDALEAAGHQYNVFDRGIFHSIYTTDNNGLVIELSTDKYEVPNDRRGEVLAKAQALREEDGAEYAKDEHLRGAIEAVGLEVVENDLPDASTGVGGVE; this is encoded by the coding sequence ATGTCCAACGAATCCCGGAACCCGGTCACGCCCGAACCGCCCGACAGCCCCGTCCACACGACGGGGACCGACCACATCACCATCTGGGGGAGCAACGAGGCGGACACGATCGCGTTCTATCGCGACCTCCTCGGCATGCCCCTCGTCTTGCGGCAGCCGAACCTCGACGATCCGTCCCAGACGCACCTGTTTTTCGATACGGGCGACGGGCGCATCCTCACGTTCTTCGTGAGCGACGACCGTCCCTCGAACCGCCGGGGACAGCGCGGCGGCGTCGGTGCCGTCCACCACCTCTGTTTCAGCGTCGCTCCCGATGAGTACGAGGACACGATGGACGCCCTCGAGGCTGCGGGTCACCAGTACAACGTCTTCGACCGCGGCATCTTCCACTCGATCTACACCACGGACAACAACGGCCTCGTCATCGAACTCTCGACGGACAAGTACGAGGTTCCGAACGACCGCCGCGGCGAGGTCCTGGCGAAAGCCCAGGCGCTTCGCGAGGAAGACGGCGCCGAGTACGCCAAGGACGAACACCTCCGCGGCGCGATCGAGGCGGTCGGCCTCGAGGTCGTCGAAAACGACCTGCCGGACGCGAGCACGGGCGTCGGTGGTGTCGAATGA
- a CDS encoding DUF7859 family protein codes for MLEFIPDDPVIIAVVLILLSLVFFSYLLIRRTILEFRDGMR; via the coding sequence ATGCTCGAGTTCATCCCTGACGATCCCGTCATCATCGCGGTCGTGTTGATCCTCCTCTCACTGGTCTTCTTCTCGTACCTGCTCATCCGTCGGACGATCCTCGAGTTCCGCGACGGGATGCGGTAG
- a CDS encoding threonine aldolase family protein encodes MIDLRSDTVTKPDETMREAARTADVGDDVYGEDPTVNELEARAAEAVGKEAALYVPSGTMGNQIAARVHTERGQDVLADRESHVVKYELGGLAQHAALQVRALETDRGVPTPEQITSEYAPTDLHRAGTGLLCLENTHNTRGGLAIAPESIAAAAEAAHEHDVPVHLDGARLFNAATALEVAASELTDPVDSVMFCLSKGLGAPIGSMLAGSEAFVEEARRTRKLFGGGMRQAGIIAAPGLQALENVADLETDHERARLLADGLADIEGFDVQEPETNIVLVEVSGTGLETESVIERLRERGVAASPFGPTTIRFCTHRDVSREDIDGALEAADAAFGAAARSR; translated from the coding sequence ATGATCGATCTGCGCTCGGACACCGTAACGAAACCCGACGAAACGATGCGCGAGGCCGCGCGAACGGCCGACGTGGGCGACGACGTCTACGGAGAGGATCCGACGGTGAACGAACTCGAGGCGAGAGCGGCCGAGGCGGTCGGCAAGGAGGCCGCCCTGTACGTGCCCTCGGGGACGATGGGGAATCAGATCGCGGCGCGCGTCCACACCGAGCGAGGGCAGGACGTCCTCGCGGACCGCGAGAGCCACGTCGTGAAGTACGAACTCGGCGGCCTCGCCCAGCACGCGGCTCTACAGGTCCGCGCGCTCGAGACGGACCGCGGGGTTCCGACGCCGGAGCAAATCACGAGCGAGTACGCCCCAACGGATCTCCACCGCGCCGGAACCGGACTCCTGTGCCTCGAGAACACGCACAACACTCGCGGCGGACTCGCGATCGCGCCCGAGAGCATCGCCGCTGCGGCCGAGGCCGCCCACGAGCACGACGTTCCGGTGCATCTCGACGGCGCGCGGCTGTTCAACGCCGCGACGGCGCTCGAGGTCGCCGCGTCCGAACTCACCGATCCCGTCGACTCGGTCATGTTCTGCCTCTCGAAGGGCCTCGGCGCGCCGATCGGCTCGATGCTCGCGGGGAGCGAAGCGTTCGTCGAGGAGGCCCGTCGCACCCGCAAACTGTTCGGCGGCGGGATGCGACAGGCCGGGATCATCGCCGCACCCGGATTACAGGCGCTCGAGAACGTCGCCGACCTCGAAACGGACCACGAACGCGCGCGGCTGCTGGCCGACGGGCTGGCCGATATCGAGGGCTTCGACGTACAGGAACCGGAGACGAACATCGTGCTGGTCGAGGTCTCGGGAACCGGCCTCGAGACAGAGTCCGTTATCGAACGGCTTCGCGAGCGAGGGGTCGCAGCATCGCCCTTCGGTCCGACGACAATTCGGTTCTGCACTCACCGAGACGTCTCGCGGGAGGACATCGACGGTGCGCTCGAGGCCGCGGATGCGGCGTTCGGTGCCGCCGCCCGTAGCCGGTGA
- a CDS encoding universal stress protein: MAVLVAYDGSAPARKAAKHAFASHSDEEIVLLRVVELADSFTEAGINMLQDTIRDREESASRKLREDVTDLDGTDDVDFRTETAIGDPARAVVEYAEDHDIDHIIVGSHGRAGVSRILLGSVAEQIVRRAPVSVTVVR; encoded by the coding sequence ATGGCTGTACTCGTCGCGTACGACGGCTCCGCGCCCGCACGGAAGGCAGCGAAACACGCGTTCGCTTCCCATTCCGACGAGGAAATCGTCCTGCTTCGCGTCGTCGAACTGGCCGATAGCTTCACCGAAGCGGGGATCAATATGCTCCAGGATACGATAAGGGACCGCGAGGAATCGGCCTCTCGGAAGCTACGCGAGGACGTGACGGATCTCGACGGGACCGACGACGTCGACTTTCGGACGGAAACTGCTATCGGAGACCCCGCTCGAGCGGTCGTCGAGTACGCGGAAGACCACGACATCGACCACATTATCGTCGGCAGTCACGGTCGGGCGGGCGTCTCCCGCATCCTGCTCGGGAGCGTCGCCGAGCAGATCGTCCGCCGCGCCCCCGTCTCGGTCACCGTCGTCAGATAA
- a CDS encoding C45 family autoproteolytic acyltransferase/hydolase, producing MNDTGVERTAHTGTVARVDSITEQARRRAETEHEVVEWAVGELKSLIADRGVDLEPMLEYARRSKESLPDRHRRAYEAMAEVFDVDPAVYEVYVFAYSDLCEELADGTGRSEKNPKGCTNALIAPPKVESDGGIDTGSAETAADTEADASGPLVLKNRDIAGRGARPKSIVEQPPIDDLYGFLTVDTCGTISIFKGVNDRGLVAANTYIDRKRDDVDPEDQLRNGTVIRTLLEECATVEEARAALESHPTRHLCGQTLFLADADGTALLEIDPVAERIAVDDDPVVTRTNHFVNSRSTETESSMKRRKRTLELFDGNEQLGRDDLWTFARDHANGPGDDSICRHPEPETDEPHAFGQLTTASAAVFEGGSPVVEVAMGNPCESERTRCAFGDEIPTDLRTGKRWLDRLH from the coding sequence ATGAACGATACGGGCGTCGAAAGGACCGCACACACTGGGACCGTTGCTCGTGTCGATAGCATCACCGAACAGGCGCGCCGACGTGCCGAAACCGAACACGAGGTCGTCGAGTGGGCGGTCGGCGAACTCAAGTCGCTGATCGCCGACCGCGGGGTCGACCTCGAGCCGATGCTCGAGTACGCCCGTCGGAGCAAAGAGAGCCTGCCCGACCGTCATCGACGGGCGTACGAAGCGATGGCCGAGGTGTTCGACGTCGATCCGGCGGTCTACGAGGTGTACGTTTTCGCGTACTCGGATCTGTGTGAGGAACTGGCCGACGGAACGGGCAGATCCGAGAAGAATCCGAAGGGGTGTACGAACGCGCTCATCGCTCCGCCGAAGGTCGAGTCGGACGGCGGGATCGACACCGGCAGCGCCGAGACGGCCGCCGACACTGAGGCCGACGCGTCCGGTCCGCTCGTCCTCAAGAATCGAGATATCGCGGGCCGCGGAGCGCGGCCGAAGTCGATCGTCGAGCAGCCGCCGATCGACGATCTGTACGGCTTCCTGACGGTCGACACCTGCGGGACGATTTCGATCTTCAAGGGCGTCAACGATCGGGGACTGGTCGCGGCGAACACCTACATCGACCGCAAGCGAGACGATGTCGATCCGGAAGACCAGTTGCGAAACGGGACCGTCATCCGGACGCTACTCGAGGAATGTGCGACCGTCGAGGAGGCGCGGGCGGCGCTCGAGTCCCACCCGACGCGTCACCTGTGCGGTCAGACGCTGTTTCTGGCCGATGCGGACGGTACCGCCTTGCTCGAGATCGATCCGGTGGCCGAACGGATCGCCGTTGACGATGACCCCGTCGTGACCAGAACGAACCACTTCGTGAACTCGCGGTCGACCGAAACCGAGAGTTCGATGAAGCGGCGAAAGCGGACGCTCGAGCTATTCGACGGCAACGAGCAACTCGGTCGGGACGACCTGTGGACGTTCGCGCGGGATCACGCGAACGGTCCGGGGGACGATTCGATCTGTCGCCATCCGGAACCCGAGACGGACGAACCGCACGCCTTCGGTCAGTTGACGACCGCGAGTGCAGCCGTTTTCGAGGGTGGCTCGCCGGTTGTCGAAGTCGCGATGGGAAACCCCTGCGAGAGCGAGCGCACGCGGTGTGCGTTCGGCGACGAGATTCCGACCGATCTCCGGACCGGAAAGCGGTGGCTCGATCGACTCCACTGA
- a CDS encoding cation diffusion facilitator family transporter, which produces MASSTSVVLAALFANGAIAILKFGGFLLTGSPAMLSETYHSISDTGNQIFLLVGIKYGAQEANRSHPFGHGKAQFFYSLLVSIMLFGIAGWESASHGYSALQEGGVHRASEDVTLLGTPFDPVYVNYAVLLGAIAFESYALWKAYQGISRQMDEYGWTSLREAFSKTSDVTTLTALTEDSIALAGAGIALFGIYLTRVTENPIYDAGAALLIGIMLMGFAVALAVENKRLILGESLPKSDEDELRRIVADWEGVTELVDLRTVFFGAEELLVTADVAFEPGLDAETINERITELELALMDHDDQIQKIYIEPET; this is translated from the coding sequence ATGGCCAGTAGTACCTCCGTCGTCCTCGCTGCACTGTTCGCGAACGGCGCGATCGCGATCCTGAAGTTCGGCGGGTTTCTGCTCACCGGGAGCCCCGCGATGCTGTCGGAGACGTACCACTCGATCTCGGATACGGGTAACCAGATCTTCCTGCTGGTCGGGATCAAATACGGCGCGCAGGAGGCGAATCGGAGCCACCCCTTCGGCCACGGAAAGGCGCAGTTCTTCTACAGCCTGCTCGTGAGCATCATGCTCTTCGGCATCGCCGGCTGGGAGAGCGCCAGCCACGGCTACAGCGCGCTGCAAGAGGGTGGCGTCCATCGCGCCAGCGAGGACGTCACGCTGCTCGGTACGCCGTTCGATCCGGTCTACGTCAACTACGCCGTGTTGCTCGGCGCGATCGCGTTCGAATCCTACGCGTTGTGGAAAGCCTACCAGGGAATCAGCCGTCAGATGGACGAGTACGGTTGGACGAGCCTCCGCGAGGCATTCAGCAAGACGAGCGACGTGACGACCCTGACCGCGCTCACCGAAGACTCCATCGCGCTCGCCGGCGCGGGGATCGCCCTCTTCGGGATCTACCTCACTCGAGTCACCGAAAACCCGATCTACGACGCCGGTGCCGCCCTCCTCATCGGTATCATGCTCATGGGCTTCGCCGTCGCACTCGCCGTGGAGAACAAGCGGCTCATCCTCGGCGAGAGCCTCCCGAAATCCGACGAGGACGAACTTCGCCGGATCGTCGCCGACTGGGAGGGCGTCACCGAACTCGTCGACCTCCGAACCGTCTTCTTCGGTGCCGAAGAACTGCTCGTCACCGCCGACGTCGCGTTCGAACCCGGTCTCGACGCCGAGACGATCAACGAACGCATCACCGAACTCGAACTCGCCCTGATGGATCACGACGATCAGATCCAGAAAATCTACATCGAACCCGAAACCTGA
- a CDS encoding aminopeptidase, whose product MDPRIREHAEIIANHSVDLQEGDNVVVDAHPVAEDLVVALHEVIGDHGANPIAVSQRTGERQRRAYLRASDDDFDTPEHELALIRNTDVYIAIRATDNVTQTSDVDPEISAAYQQAHRPILEERLSKRWCLTQYPAPANAQLAEMSTEGYERFVWDAVNKDWDEQRKLQANMVEIMDPAEEIRIVSGETTDVTMSIGGNPTINDHGEHNLPGGEVFTAPQPDSVEGEVLFDMPLYHQGREITDVYLEFEGGDVVSHSAAKNEEVLTEVLNTDEGARRLGELGIGMNRDIDRFTYNMLFDEKMGDTVHMAVGRAYDDTVGEGNEANDSAVHVDMIVDMSEDSFIEVDGEVVQRDGTFRFEESES is encoded by the coding sequence ATGGACCCGCGCATCCGCGAACACGCCGAGATCATCGCGAATCACTCGGTCGATCTGCAGGAAGGGGATAACGTCGTCGTCGACGCGCACCCGGTCGCCGAGGATCTGGTCGTCGCACTCCACGAAGTGATCGGCGATCACGGCGCGAACCCGATAGCGGTCAGCCAGCGCACGGGCGAGCGCCAGCGGCGCGCCTACCTCCGCGCTTCGGACGACGACTTCGACACGCCCGAACACGAACTCGCGCTCATCCGGAACACCGACGTCTACATCGCCATCCGAGCGACGGACAACGTCACCCAGACCAGCGACGTCGATCCCGAAATCAGCGCGGCCTATCAGCAGGCCCACCGGCCGATTCTCGAGGAACGCCTCTCCAAACGCTGGTGTCTCACGCAGTACCCCGCGCCGGCGAACGCCCAACTCGCCGAGATGAGCACCGAGGGCTACGAGCGGTTCGTCTGGGATGCCGTCAACAAGGACTGGGACGAGCAGCGAAAACTCCAGGCGAACATGGTCGAGATCATGGACCCCGCCGAGGAGATCCGGATCGTGAGCGGCGAGACGACCGACGTGACGATGTCGATCGGCGGCAACCCGACGATCAACGACCACGGCGAGCACAACCTCCCCGGCGGCGAGGTCTTTACCGCCCCCCAACCCGACAGCGTCGAGGGCGAGGTGCTGTTCGACATGCCGCTGTACCACCAGGGCCGGGAGATCACCGACGTCTACCTCGAGTTCGAGGGCGGCGACGTCGTCTCCCACTCGGCGGCGAAAAACGAGGAGGTGCTGACGGAAGTCCTCAACACGGACGAGGGCGCGCGTCGACTCGGCGAACTCGGGATCGGGATGAACCGCGACATCGATCGCTTCACCTACAACATGCTGTTCGACGAGAAGATGGGCGATACGGTCCACATGGCCGTCGGACGAGCCTACGACGACACCGTCGGCGAGGGCAACGAGGCGAACGACTCCGCCGTGCACGTCGATATGATCGTCGACATGAGCGAGGACTCGTTCATCGAAGTGGACGGCGAGGTCGTACAGCGAGACGGCACCTTCCGGTTCGAGGAGAGCGAGAGCTGA
- a CDS encoding metallophosphoesterase, which translates to MIAIFSDTHSASGHELEGEALAAAREADIVIHAGDFNTAAALEAFQDECEVLVGVRGNTDSAAVRDRLPTVRVVEEGGVRFAVTHRRDGGETGLAMFGRSRDADVVISGHSHRPTVVETEDVLLLNPGSHAQPRGNRPGFAVLERPAGAEAGTDDGRLEGAIREPDGTLVKSFELSRR; encoded by the coding sequence ATGATCGCGATATTCTCGGATACGCACAGCGCGAGCGGACACGAACTCGAGGGGGAGGCCCTGGCCGCGGCCCGCGAAGCCGACATCGTGATTCACGCGGGCGATTTCAACACCGCGGCCGCGCTCGAGGCCTTCCAAGACGAGTGCGAAGTGCTCGTCGGCGTCCGCGGGAATACGGACAGCGCAGCCGTGCGCGACCGACTGCCGACGGTTCGCGTGGTCGAGGAAGGCGGCGTCCGTTTCGCGGTAACTCACCGCCGGGACGGCGGCGAGACGGGGCTGGCGATGTTCGGCCGCTCGCGAGACGCCGACGTCGTCATCTCGGGGCACAGCCACCGACCGACGGTGGTCGAAACCGAGGACGTCCTGCTGTTGAACCCGGGCAGTCACGCCCAGCCGCGCGGAAATCGGCCGGGGTTCGCCGTCCTCGAGCGGCCGGCCGGTGCCGAAGCGGGTACAGACGACGGCCGACTCGAGGGAGCGATTCGCGAGCCGGACGGAACGCTCGTGAAGTCGTTCGAACTCTCGAGAAGGTGA
- a CDS encoding glutamate-cysteine ligase family protein — translation MKTSLEVEYWVVDDDGDLVPPETLLDLSAQIDPEFVEPMLEIKTTPCTSMVELREEFVSRVGHVVDAAREQNKRLVPLATPLHASPAEIPYREKAGTNLQRRTVGRSFDDARVCAGTHIHFEQSNVVDQLNALTALDPAFSLVNSSSYYRGERILECARPFLYRRSCYEDCPEQGQLWPYVDSVAEWEDRLETAYDGFRERALERGVDPDAFDEEFDPYDAVWNPVRLREAMPTVEWRSPDTALPSQILQLAEEVRSIVTYADARGTAVGETGAAAGSADDGSVVLPAFETVEEITDAAIHNGLEDSSVRRYLRELGLVPSAYEPLADRLPDSRITKRRAKKLRLEAARQLEADLDRHRVRA, via the coding sequence ATGAAAACCAGCCTCGAGGTGGAGTACTGGGTCGTCGACGACGACGGCGACCTGGTTCCACCCGAAACACTGCTCGATCTCTCGGCACAGATCGATCCCGAGTTCGTTGAGCCGATGCTCGAGATCAAGACAACCCCGTGTACGTCGATGGTCGAACTCCGCGAGGAGTTCGTCAGCCGCGTCGGACACGTGGTAGACGCAGCACGCGAGCAGAACAAGCGACTCGTCCCGCTGGCGACGCCGTTACATGCCTCGCCGGCGGAGATCCCCTACCGTGAGAAAGCGGGAACGAACCTCCAGCGCCGGACCGTCGGCCGGTCGTTCGACGACGCCCGCGTCTGTGCCGGCACGCACATTCACTTCGAGCAGTCGAACGTCGTCGATCAGCTGAACGCGTTAACGGCGCTCGATCCGGCGTTTTCCCTCGTCAACAGTTCGTCGTACTACCGCGGCGAACGCATTCTCGAGTGCGCACGTCCCTTCCTCTACCGGCGCTCCTGTTACGAGGACTGCCCCGAACAGGGCCAGCTCTGGCCCTACGTCGATAGCGTCGCCGAGTGGGAGGACCGCCTCGAGACCGCCTACGACGGCTTTCGAGAGCGTGCACTCGAGCGCGGCGTCGACCCGGACGCGTTCGACGAGGAGTTCGATCCCTACGACGCGGTCTGGAACCCGGTGCGACTGCGGGAAGCGATGCCGACGGTCGAGTGGCGCTCGCCCGACACCGCCCTGCCGAGTCAGATACTCCAACTCGCCGAGGAGGTCCGGTCGATCGTCACGTACGCCGACGCCCGCGGCACCGCCGTCGGTGAGACCGGCGCGGCAGCCGGCAGCGCTGATGACGGCAGCGTCGTGTTACCCGCGTTCGAAACCGTCGAGGAGATCACCGACGCCGCGATCCACAACGGGCTTGAGGACTCGTCCGTCCGACGCTACCTTCGAGAACTCGGACTCGTGCCATCGGCATACGAGCCGCTCGCAGATCGACTGCCCGACTCGCGGATCACGAAGCGACGCGCGAAGAAACTTCGACTCGAGGCGGCACGGCAACTTGAGGCGGACCTCGATCGCCACCGCGTTCGTGCCTGA
- a CDS encoding NAD(P)/FAD-dependent oxidoreductase, giving the protein MSNETTADDNGTDASVIVVGGGPAGLSAALFTAKNGLETTVFDADATWMHKAHLFNYLGIGSVGGSEFLATARQQVDDFGTDRHQDEPVTAVSETGDGFAVESEDGTYDADYVVLATGANRDLADELGCEFTDSDVVDVGVDMETSVENVYATGAMVRPEEWQAAISVGDGAAAALNILSNVKGEHFHDFDVPADAERVFGELVAE; this is encoded by the coding sequence GTGAGCAACGAGACGACTGCGGACGACAACGGAACTGACGCATCGGTAATCGTCGTCGGCGGCGGCCCCGCCGGACTGAGCGCGGCGCTGTTTACGGCGAAAAACGGCCTCGAGACGACGGTGTTCGACGCCGACGCGACGTGGATGCACAAGGCCCACCTGTTCAACTACCTCGGCATCGGTTCGGTCGGCGGCAGCGAATTCCTGGCGACGGCGCGCCAGCAGGTCGACGACTTCGGTACCGATCGACACCAGGACGAACCGGTGACCGCCGTAAGCGAGACCGGAGACGGGTTCGCCGTCGAGAGCGAGGACGGAACGTACGACGCGGACTACGTCGTCCTCGCGACGGGTGCGAACCGCGACCTCGCCGACGAACTCGGCTGCGAGTTCACCGATTCGGACGTCGTCGACGTCGGCGTCGACATGGAAACGAGCGTCGAGAACGTCTACGCGACGGGCGCGATGGTTCGTCCGGAGGAGTGGCAGGCGGCTATCTCCGTCGGCGACGGTGCCGCCGCGGCGCTCAACATCCTCTCGAACGTAAAGGGAGAGCACTTCCACGACTTCGACGTTCCCGCGGACGCCGAGCGCGTCTTCGGCGAACTCGTCGCGGAGTAA